A single window of Flavobacterium aestivum DNA harbors:
- a CDS encoding metallophosphoesterase, giving the protein MKKISFTLLFVLLFSTIIAQTVSIIPQNGSWKYLDNGSNQGTAWRSTTFNDNTWKSGNAELGYGDGGEATVVSYGSNTSNRYRTTYFRKAFSVSAPNTYSSFTLGLLRDDGAVVYLNGVEVVRTNMPTGNIDYRTLASSAVSGTNESTFYTFTLNPSSFVAGNNVLAVEVHQSAANSSDLSFNLKLDATTASATCATPSSLASSSITTTTASLSWSSIAGATSYNIQYRIVGASTWTTTTATVTTKSLTGLTANSNYEFRIQAVCSVTGAYSTTANFTTLAAGNETLITANSSWKYLDNGTNQGTAWRATTFNDATWASGNAELGYGDGGEATVVSYGPSSTTKYITTYFRKSFTVTNPAAYTSLLLDVVRDDGIVVYINGTEVYRNNMPTTTIAYNTLSPVAISGTDESAWISTTLNTSTLVAGTNVMAVEIHQQAASSTDISFNARLNASSTAVTPVVTRGAYLQKLTPNGITIRWRTDLACNSTVQYGTSTAYGNTTSDATMTTEHSITLTGLTPATNYFYSIGTSSQTLQGNAKNNFYTAPLVGSTAPIRIWAIGDFGNGSTQQAAVRNSYATYTGTTPTNLWIWLGDNAYANGTDTEFQNYVFAQYPDQFKSIPLFPSPGNHDYAAVGYQSTNSLTTNFPYFSIFTVPQNAEAGGVASNTPKYYSYNYGNIHFVSLDSYGALNNSSSPMYQWLNNDLAANSQRWTVVYFHHAPYALGSSNSNTGVELIDMRTNIVPLLESYHVDLVLSGHSHSNERSYLIKGHYGTSTTFTQAMKVSTATNTFTKTAPYDGTIYAVCGTSGQNPGATQSGYPMPCMYFNNNTNNCSLVIDVSGDNLSCKYLASTGTIVDQFSITKSGTSKLASATTQKESDLINIYTIENALKVNYFLNENANVKIDLFNALGQKIISFDQIPTYQTKGYYNFELPLLKRQITEGLYFIIVTVNGNPIVKKAYELK; this is encoded by the coding sequence ATGAAAAAGATATCCTTTACTTTATTATTTGTGTTATTGTTTTCTACTATTATTGCTCAAACGGTTTCAATAATTCCTCAAAACGGATCATGGAAATATCTGGACAACGGGAGCAATCAAGGGACTGCTTGGCGTTCCACTACATTTAATGACAACACTTGGAAAAGTGGAAATGCAGAACTGGGTTATGGTGATGGCGGAGAAGCTACCGTAGTAAGTTATGGCTCCAATACATCCAATAGATACCGTACCACTTATTTTAGAAAAGCTTTTTCAGTATCGGCACCAAATACATATTCATCGTTTACATTAGGACTGCTACGCGATGATGGCGCCGTTGTTTATTTAAACGGAGTCGAAGTTGTCAGAACTAATATGCCCACAGGAAACATCGATTACAGAACATTGGCCAGTTCGGCAGTTAGCGGAACAAATGAATCAACTTTTTATACCTTCACTTTAAATCCCTCCTCTTTTGTTGCAGGAAACAATGTATTAGCGGTAGAAGTTCATCAGTCGGCAGCAAATAGCAGCGATTTGAGTTTTAATTTAAAATTAGATGCTACAACAGCTTCAGCAACATGTGCAACACCTTCTTCTCTTGCTTCTTCATCCATAACCACAACAACAGCCTCACTTTCTTGGTCATCAATTGCAGGAGCAACAAGTTACAATATTCAATACCGTATAGTTGGAGCTTCAACATGGACAACCACTACTGCTACAGTTACCACAAAATCATTAACAGGACTAACAGCCAATAGTAACTATGAATTTAGAATACAAGCCGTATGTTCAGTTACAGGAGCATATAGTACGACAGCTAACTTTACAACACTTGCCGCAGGAAACGAAACTCTCATAACCGCAAACTCATCATGGAAATACCTGGACAACGGAACCAATCAGGGTACGGCATGGCGAGCCACAACTTTCAATGATGCCACATGGGCAAGCGGAAATGCTGAACTAGGTTATGGAGATGGTGGCGAAGCAACAGTGGTGAGCTATGGTCCCTCTTCAACAACTAAATATATTACTACCTATTTCAGAAAATCATTTACAGTTACCAATCCAGCAGCTTACACATCACTACTATTAGATGTGGTACGAGATGACGGAATTGTTGTTTACATAAACGGAACCGAAGTGTATCGCAACAACATGCCAACCACAACTATTGCTTATAACACTTTATCTCCAGTCGCAATTAGTGGCACAGATGAATCGGCATGGATTAGCACTACATTAAATACAAGCACTCTTGTTGCTGGCACTAATGTTATGGCAGTAGAAATTCATCAACAGGCAGCATCCAGTACCGATATTAGTTTTAATGCACGCTTAAATGCGTCAAGTACCGCTGTGACACCTGTGGTTACCCGTGGGGCTTACCTTCAAAAACTAACTCCTAATGGAATTACCATTCGCTGGCGTACAGATTTGGCTTGCAATAGTACAGTACAATACGGAACAAGCACAGCTTATGGCAATACAACCAGCGATGCAACCATGACTACAGAACATAGTATCACACTAACAGGATTAACGCCTGCCACAAATTATTTTTATTCAATAGGAACTTCATCCCAAACATTGCAAGGCAATGCGAAAAATAATTTCTATACCGCTCCTTTAGTAGGAAGCACAGCTCCAATTCGGATTTGGGCAATAGGCGATTTTGGAAACGGTTCCACCCAACAAGCAGCCGTGCGAAACTCCTATGCAACTTATACTGGAACAACACCTACCAATTTATGGATTTGGTTAGGCGACAATGCTTATGCAAACGGAACCGATACAGAATTTCAAAATTATGTATTCGCACAATATCCAGACCAATTCAAAAGCATACCCTTGTTTCCTTCACCAGGAAATCACGACTATGCCGCGGTTGGCTATCAAAGCACAAATTCACTTACAACCAATTTCCCTTACTTCTCTATTTTCACGGTTCCGCAAAATGCCGAAGCTGGTGGTGTAGCATCCAATACACCTAAATATTACTCTTATAATTATGGCAACATCCATTTTGTTTCATTAGACAGTTATGGTGCATTAAACAATAGCTCAAGCCCTATGTATCAATGGCTCAATAACGATTTGGCCGCTAATAGCCAACGATGGACTGTGGTTTATTTTCATCATGCACCCTATGCTTTAGGTTCTAGTAATAGTAACACAGGTGTAGAACTCATAGACATGCGCACCAATATTGTTCCGTTACTAGAAAGTTATCATGTAGATTTAGTGCTTTCCGGACATTCTCACAGTAACGAAAGGAGTTATTTGATTAAAGGGCATTATGGTACGTCAACCACTTTTACGCAAGCCATGAAAGTTAGCACAGCAACGAATACTTTTACAAAAACAGCGCCGTATGACGGAACTATTTATGCAGTTTGTGGCACATCAGGTCAAAATCCAGGAGCAACGCAATCAGGCTACCCAATGCCATGCATGTACTTTAATAACAACACTAATAATTGCTCCTTGGTGATTGATGTAAGTGGCGATAATCTATCTTGCAAATACCTAGCGAGCACAGGAACTATAGTTGACCAGTTTAGCATTACAAAAAGTGGAACGAGTAAACTGGCATCAGCAACCACACAAAAAGAAAGTGACTTAATCAATATTTACACAATTGAAAATGCATTAAAAGTAAATTACTTTTTAAACGAAAATGCTAACGTAAAAATTGATCTATTTAATGCTTTGGGACAAAAAATCATTTCATTCGACCAAATCCCCACCTATCAAACTAAAGGGTATTACAATTTTGAACTCCCTTTATTGAAAAGACAAATAACCGAAGGACTTTATTTTATAATAGTTACCGTTAATGGAAACCCAATTGTAAAAAAAGCCTATGAACTGAAATGA